The Delphinus delphis chromosome 2, mDelDel1.2, whole genome shotgun sequence genome contains a region encoding:
- the SPESP1 gene encoding sperm equatorial segment protein 1, with product MAYEVNLGITVTPDEEQKLNHYVQVLQNLVLSIPTKEPGHQKRSESPNNADSVGSRVSKFKEVKFTHDEAPAENDVLINPVSEETTTFPTRGFTLEIDKKNHTKSTAFWSIKPNNISVDLHAKEPYIEKEEPEPEPTVSQTEAPEQLPIVTESFTSQGVTSLSRNTDLDIATEGVPQLSGNYEMENPEPHNLYNKDILKKIEDIGSQVQQVPLPESFKPEYREDIRASKEHLKRSLALATAAERKLEKMYKSQMLPLGQSSDGVDDIETVINMLYNSRSKLPEYLDIKYVPPEMRGKATAVFNILKTILCVSQGETQNLIRKLLNNNIKL from the exons ATGGCATATGAAGTAAATTTAG GAATAACTGTGACGCCTGATGAAGAACAAAAATTGAATCATTATGTACAAGTTTTACAGAACCTAGTACTAAGTATTCCCACTAAGGAGCCAGGTCATCAGAAAAGATCAGAGTCTCCAAATAATGCTGATTCTGTAGGATCGAGGGTATCAAAATTTAAGGAGGTAAAGTTTACACATGATGAAGCTCCAgctgagaatgatgttttaatCAATCCTGTCAGTGAAGAAACTACAACTTTCCCTACTAGGGGCTTCACACTGGAAATAGATAAAAAAAACCATACTAAAAGTACAGCTTTCTGGTCAATTAAACCAAATAACATTTCTGTTGATTTACATGCAAAAGAACCTtatattgagaaagaagagccagagccagagccaaCTGTAAGTCAAACTGAGGCACCAGAGCAATTGCCAATTGTTACTGAATCATTTACAAGTCAAGGTGTCACCTCTTTAAGTAGGAACACTGACTTGGATATTGCCACAGAAGGTGTTCCTCAGCTCTCAGGCAACTATGAAATGGAAAATCCTGAACCACACAATTTGTAtaataaagacattttgaaaaaaattgaagatattGGCTCACAGGTGCAACAGGTACCTCTTCCTGAGAGTTTCAAGCCAGAATATAGAGAAGACATTCGAGCCTCTAAAGAACACCTAAAACGAAGCCTTGCTCTAGCAACAGCAGCAGAACgtaaattagaaaaaatgtataaatccCAGATGTTACCACTAGGACAAAGCAGTGATGGAGTTGATGacattgaaactgttattaacaTGCTGTATAATTCTAGATCTAAATTACCTGAATATTTAGATATTAAATATGTTCCACCAGAGATGAGAGGAAAAGCTACTGCAGtattcaatatattaaaaacaatattatgtGTAAGTCAAGGAGAAACTCAAAACCTCATTAGGAAGTTATTAAACAataatataaaactttaa